From the genome of Adhaeribacter pallidiroseus:
TTAAAAGCGGCAACGATGGGGCATATATATCACGTAATTACTAATGGTAAAGGTCGTATGTTGCCGCACGGATCTCAAGTGAATCCTGAGGAACGGTGGAAAATTGCATTATACGTAAAAAATGTGTTGCAAGGAGCAGGCGAGCAATCAACACAGGTGAGTGGTGAAGCAGCAACAGAAGCTTCTTCAAAAGACGGAGACAATATCCAACAAGCAACCGGAACCCCAAACACTACTGAAACAGAATAACTAACCAAGTTCTAATAGTTAAACACAAGCGTAAATTTTACTGATAATGTTAGAAGAAAGATTGAATATTTCTAAAAGAACAAACAACCGGTTCTACATGATGATTGGGCTAGGTTTGGTGCTGCTTATTTTGGGAATATTTTTAACAAATAGTGGTGGCGCGCATCACGGTAGCGGCGAACACGAAGCTGCTAATGCAGCAGGTCATCATGCTATTACCTGGAAGAATCGCTTATTCGCGAACTTATGGCTAAATAATGTTTACTTCACTGGTATAGCTGTAATAGGTTTGTTTTTTACCGCTGTACAATATGTGGCATATGCAGGTTGGTCAGTTCTGATTAAACGTGTACTAGAAGCACTTAGCTATTATTTGCCAGTAGGTGGGGTAGTAATGTTAGCAGTTTTCTTGTTAGGTCAGCATCAATTATTTCACTGGACGGATCATACTTTATATGAAGTAGGTAATCCAAACTATGATCCGATCATTGCAGGTAAAGCCGGATTTTTAAATATTCCGTTCTATTTGATAAGAATGGTAGGTTATTTTGCCTTATGGATCATATTTTTCCTGTGGATGCGGAAGCAATCTCTTGCAGAAGACTTAGAAGGTGGTCTGGAATATTATAATAAAAGTATCCGAATAGGAGCCATGTTCTTGGTTATATTTGGAGTTACTTCTTCCTTATCTGCTTGGGACTGGGTACTTTCTGTAGATACTCATTGGTTTAGCACTATGTTCGGCTGGTATGTTTTTGCAAGCTGGTTTGTTTCAGGGTTAGCGGCAACAACATTAACGGTAATTGTTTTAAAACAGAATGGCTATTTGCAAATGGTGAATGCAAATCACCTGCACGATTTAGGTAAATTTGTGTTTGCTTTTAGTATTTTTTGGACGTATGTGTGGTTCTCCCAATTTATGCTTATCTGGTATGCAAATTTACCAGAAGAGTCAATCTACTTCATGGAAAGGTTAAGTGGTTATCAAGACCATTATACCTGGATCTTCTTTGTTAACTTAATTGTAAACTTTGTGTTCCCATTCCTTGTTTTAATGACAAGAGATGCCAAACGCCAAATGATTATGTTAAAATTAGTTTGTATAGCAATTTTAGTGGGTCATTGGTTAGATTTTTATCTAATGATTATGCCAGGTACTTTACGTGGTGAAAGTGGTTTTGGATTAATAGAATTGGGTGCCGCACTTACTTTCCTTGGTATATTTTTATTGACTTTCACTAGAGGATTAAGTAAAGCTTCCTTGGTTCCGATAAATCACCCGTTCCTGGAAGAAAGTGTTCACCATACCGTTTAAGCCAAAAATTAAAAACATTCTATAATGATTACATTCGCTATAGTATTATCAATAATTCTAATTGGGATAATTTTAGCTTTACTCTTTCGAATACAAATACTGGCATCTATTTTTAATGGCAGTTTTCAAAAAAGAGCAGGTAAGAGTAATAAAATTAATGCCATTTTTCTGTTACTTTTTTAATTTTAGGTGGAGCAGCATTTATTTGGTCTTTCCAAAATGCAGAAGAACGTATTCACATTCCCGTCGGTTCTGTACATGGTGTGTGGATTGATGACATGTTCTGGTTAACGATGGTAGTAATTGGAATTGTGTTTGTGATTACTCAAATCCTTCTTTTCTATTACTCTTACCGGTACCAATATAAGGATGATAAAAGAGCTTATTTCTTTCCTCATAATAATAAATTAGAGATCATCTGGACAATGATTCCGGCTGTGGTTATGGCCTTGTTAGTCTTTAAAGGTTGGAAAACCTGGACAAAGATTACAGATCCGGCACCAAAAGAAGCAATGGTAGTGGAAGTTGTAGGAAAACAATTTAACTGGATTGTTCGGTATCCTGGTACCGATAATGCTTTAGGTAACGTAAGAACCAACTTGATTGATGCTACGAACGAATTAGGTATTGATTTTTCCGATCAAAGAAGTGTTGATGACATTGTACCAAGTGAAATTCATATACCAAAAGGCCGACCTGTATTGTTTAAAATTCGGTCGCGTGATGTAATTCACAGTTTCTATCTGCCTCATTTCCGGGCGCAGATGCACGCTGTACC
Proteins encoded in this window:
- a CDS encoding quinol:cytochrome C oxidoreductase, which codes for MLEERLNISKRTNNRFYMMIGLGLVLLILGIFLTNSGGAHHGSGEHEAANAAGHHAITWKNRLFANLWLNNVYFTGIAVIGLFFTAVQYVAYAGWSVLIKRVLEALSYYLPVGGVVMLAVFLLGQHQLFHWTDHTLYEVGNPNYDPIIAGKAGFLNIPFYLIRMVGYFALWIIFFLWMRKQSLAEDLEGGLEYYNKSIRIGAMFLVIFGVTSSLSAWDWVLSVDTHWFSTMFGWYVFASWFVSGLAATTLTVIVLKQNGYLQMVNANHLHDLGKFVFAFSIFWTYVWFSQFMLIWYANLPEESIYFMERLSGYQDHYTWIFFVNLIVNFVFPFLVLMTRDAKRQMIMLKLVCIAILVGHWLDFYLMIMPGTLRGESGFGLIELGAALTFLGIFLLTFTRGLSKASLVPINHPFLEESVHHTV
- a CDS encoding cytochrome c oxidase subunit II, whose amino-acid sequence is MVVIGIVFVITQILLFYYSYRYQYKDDKRAYFFPHNNKLEIIWTMIPAVVMALLVFKGWKTWTKITDPAPKEAMVVEVVGKQFNWIVRYPGTDNALGNVRTNLIDATNELGIDFSDQRSVDDIVPSEIHIPKGRPVLFKIRSRDVIHSFYLPHFRAQMHAVPGMPTKFWFVPTKTTADMATETGNPDFKYELVCNQICGANHFAMRAVVIVDEPEDYQKWLESQKAFVADKPDLLKNLKTPQGVVLESKVKNAEKASL